TGGGGCAAGGAACGCGAACGGACGGAAAATCAAAAACCTTGAAACCTTATTTACCTTTACCCGATGAATTACCGCGTACACTTCCTCGAAAGACAGCACGACTTCGAGCGCGTCATGGATGCCTTGGCGGGAGCCGAATGGATTGGGTTCGACACCGAATTTGTCGGCGAAAAAACCTACATACCCGTGCTGTGCCTCATCCAAGTCGTCGCCGAAAACGACATCTATCTCATTGATACCCTCCGCATCCACGACCTCCGAAAATTTCTCGACATCGTGACCGACCCAACGGTGCTGAAAATCACCCACGCAGGCGATAACGACTACCGGCTGCTCAACACCCTCTACGGCACGGTGCCACAAAACACCTTCGACACTCAAATCGCTGCCGGGTTTGTAGGCTACAACTATCCCGCGGGCTTTGCCAAAATCGTGGAGCGCGAGCTCCGCGTCGCCCTCGCCAAAAGCCACACCGTCACCGACTGGGCCGCTCGCCCGCTCGATGCCAAAGCGATTGACTACGCGGTAGAGGACGTCAAATACCTGCCCGCCCTGCACGAACGGCTCACCCGAAAACTTGCCCGCCACCAGCGCGAACCCTGGGCACGCGAAGAAAACCGCAAATGGGAAACCCCCGATTGCTACACCGTTGACCCCAATAAGGAACTGCTCTCCAACGATTTCGTGCACCAGCTAAACCTCCAAGAACAAGTGTTCCTCATGCGGATCTACCGTTGGCGCTTGGAACGAGCGATGGAACTGAACATCCCCAAAGAGCAGGTGCTCCAAAGCCGTTTTGTCAGCACCGTGCTACGCGCCACCAAAGACGGCCCCAACGCCTTCCGCGCCAACCGCACCTTGCCGGAAAACGTGTGGAAAAAAAACCTGGAGGCTTGGCAAGAACTCTGGCGCAGAAAACCCAACGACGAGGAAAAGGAATTTCTGAACGGGCTGCCCAAGCCCGTTCCCGAAGACCCCGAACGCGAATGGACAATGGAACTCCTCTACCATTTTGTAAAAAAACAATGCCTCGAGCATGAAATCAGCGCCGCGCTCCTGCTCCCCAAAGGCGACTTTAACCGCCTCAAAGCAGGCAGCGACGACTTCGACCAATCGCTATTGACAGGCTGGCGAGCGGCACTGCTTGGCCGCGAACTGGTGGAATGGCTCGTGAAGGGCGAAAAAATCGAGGTGGAATGGAGCGAGGGCTTTTGCAAATTGACCATGTAACGCCAACCTCCGATTGGCGACACTTTCTACCAAAACCAACCAAAGGCTGGTGCTACCTATGCTCGAAATCAAGGACTTAACCATCGAATTCCCTTCCACCAACCGCACGGTGCGAGCGGTGAGCAGCCTTTCCCTTCGATTGAACAAAGGCGAGACGCTCGGCATCGTCGGCGAGTCTGGTTCGGGAAAATCGGTCACGGCGCTCTCGGTCATGCGGCTCTTGCCAGCGACGGGCAAAATCGCGTCGGGCGAAATCCTTTATCAATCCAGCACCCAACCATCGGAATCCAAAACAAACCTGCTCGCCCTTCCGCCTTCCGAGCTTCCAAAGTTCAGGGGTGCCGAAATCGCCATGATTTTCCAAGAACCGATGACCTCGCTCAATCCCGTGTTCAGATGCGGCGAGCAAGTGACGGAGTCCATTCGGCTACACCAAAAAGTCAGCACTCGGGAGGCCGAGGAACGCGCCATGCAGTGGCTTGAGCGTGTTCGCCTGCCCGACACCAAGCGCATTTTCCAATCTTTTCCCCACCAGCTCAGCGGTGGGCAAAAGCAACGGGTGATGATTGCGATGGCCATGTCGTGCCAGCCTAGCATCCTGCTTGCCGACGAGCCTACCACAGCGCTCGACGTAACGGTGCAAAAAGCCATTCTCGAATTGATGCGCGAACTGAAGGAAGAACACCGCCTTTCTATGCTGTTCATCAGCCACGACTTGGGTGTCGTCGCGGAAATCTGCGACCGAGTAGCGGTCATGTCGCAAGGCAACATCGTGGAAGAAGGCCCAGTAAAACAAGTGCTCACGTCTCCGGCGCATCCCTACACCAAAGGACTGGTTGCTTGTCGTCCTTCGCTGCACCGCCAATTGCACCGAATGCCCACCATTTCGGATTTTTTTGAAAAAAAACACCATGAGGCGCGGGTCGTGTCGGCCTCCGACACCGCCGCCCGCCGCGCGGCGCTGTACGCGCAAGAGCCTTTGTTGAAAATAAAAAACCTGCTCGTCCGCTACCCCGCCAGCAAGAATTGGCGCGGCGAACCCAACACATGGCTCCATGCGGTGGACGACGTGAGCTTCGACGTGTTTCCGGGTGAGACATTTGGCCTTGCCGGAGAGTCGGGATGTGGCAAAACAACGCTTGGCAAGGCGCTGGCCCGGCTGACCGATGCCCACGCCGGCTCCGTCGCTTGGAACAACACCGACCTGCTTGCACTCGCTCCCGAAGCCTTCCAGCCATATCGCCGCGAGATACAAGTCGTGTTCCAAGACCCTTACGCTTCGCTGAACCCGCGCCTGACCGTCGGCGAGGCCATCGTGGAGCCGATGCGGGTGCATCGGTTGCATCAAGACGAAAAGACACGCCGCGAAAAGGCGATGGCATTGCTGGAAACCGTCGGGCTACAAGCCGAGCATTTCGGGCGCTACCCACGCGAGTTCTCCGGAGGCCAGCGGCAGCGCGTGTGTGTGGCAAGGGCGCTGGCAGTGGAACCCAAAGTGCTGGTGTGCGATGAGATAGTGTCGTCGCTCGACGTGTCGGTGCAAGCCACCGTGTTGAACCTGCTGCTGGATTTGCGGGAGCAACTCGGCCTCACCTACTTGTTTATTTCGCACGACCTCAGCGTGGTGAAGCAAATGTGCGACCGTCTGCTGGTGATGCGGGCGGGGAAAACGGAAGCTCTGGGTTTTCCCGAAGATATTTATGAAAGGCCGGAAAGCGCATATTTGCGACAACTCATAGCGGCGTTCCCGCAATCGTTCATTCGCGAATAAATTCCAGTTCGTGATGCCTGTCCAACTTTGCGATGGCTGAAGGCTCGCCCGGCTCTTTGTCGTCTTGCCTGTATTTGACCACATAATCCACCCCGCCGAGGATTTCACTGCTGATGCCGCCGAAAGTAGGCGGATACGGCTCCCCACTCACATTCGCGGAAGTGCTCACGAGCGGCTTGCCAAAAGCAGCGATAAGCTCCTGACAGAACTCGTCCTGCGCGACCCGAATAGCCACAGAGCCATCAGGTGCTTTGACGACATCGGGCAACCCAACACAACGCTCATATATCATGGTAAGCGGGCGCTGGTGATAAGACAAGAGCGTTTCCAAACGCGGATGTATCTTTGGCACATATTGTTTCAGCATCTCAACGCTCGACACGAGCAGCACATAGCCCTTGTCGGGCGCACGCCCTTTGAGTTCGGAGACGCGGGCCACGGCGGCCTCGTTGGTGGCATCACAGCCAATACCCCAGATGGTATCGGTCGGGTAGCAGATGATTTTACCGCCTTCGAGCAGGCGTGCAATTTCTGAAATGTCGTCGCGTAGCAGGAACATTGCCAACAATAGGCTTTTTTGAAACGTTAGTGACTGTATTTTTGGGAAGGCAAAAGTCTGATTTTTTCGACATCAAAACGGGTTCATTTCAAATTGTCGCAAGTAAAACAGAACGCTGTTCCGAATATATGCCTGAACAGCTTTGCGACGCACAAAAGCGACAGTTTAAAATGCGCCCATCAAAACCTACTTTCGAGTAAACACACACCACACCATGAATTTGCGAGGATTATTTGCACTCTTGTTGTCCGTTGTTTTTTTCCCGGCGAGCCATTTCGCCATGCACATCATTGGCGGGGAAATCACTTATGAATGTCTCGGCGACGGCCCTGGCAACAGCAGGCGCTATAAGTTTACCATGAAAATTTACCGCGACTGCAACAGTAGCGGCGCCTACTTCGACAACCCCGCCCAAATGGCCATCTACAGGGGAGTGCCAGGCAGCGGGAGCTTCACCATGCACCAGAACTTCCAGCTCTCCAATCCCTTGGTGACCACCATCCCGCCCGTGCCGCCAGAGTGCATCTCGCAAATCCCCAACGTGTGCGTGCAGCAGGGCGTGTATGTGTTTGAACGCACCTTGCCCATCCTGACGGGCGAGAGCTATTACGTTGTCTATCAACGCTGCTGCCGCAACCTGACGATTTCAAACCTCATCACTCCGGGCGATGTGGGGGCCACTTATTCGGTGGAACTGACCGCCGCCGCACAAAACGCCTGCAACAACAGCCCGGTGTTCAAGAACTTCCCCCCCATCATCATCTGCAAAGACTTTTTCCTCGATTTCGACCACTCCGCCATCGACTCCGACGGAGACCAATTGGTGTATAGCTTCGTGGCGCCACTGCAAGGCGGCGGCCCGTTGCTGCAAGCGCCCGCCGTCACTTCCTGCAATGGCGCAGTGCCTACCCCGCCTTGCGCGCCGCCTTTCAACAACGTGATATACGCGCCCCCCTATTCGTTCAACAACCCCTTGGGCGGCAACCCGCCCGTCACCATCAACACCAGTTCCGGCCTCATTTCAGGCACGCCGAATATGCAAGGGCAATTCGTGGTGGGGGTGCAGGTGCGCGAATTTCGCAACGGGGTGTTGCTTTCCGAAATTCGACGCGACTTCCAGTTCAACGTGGCTGATTGCAAACCTAACGTGTTGGCCAACATCTCCACAGACTCCATCCAAGTGGTCGGCTCCAAACGTTTTGCCATCAAATCCTGCGGCCAAAACACCATAGAATTTAAAAATTTGAGCGTGGACCAGTCCAAAATCACGGGCTGGGAGTGGCGCTTCGACTTGCAAAATGGCACCATCTTCACCGA
This genomic interval from Saprospiraceae bacterium contains the following:
- a CDS encoding ribonuclease D — translated: MNYRVHFLERQHDFERVMDALAGAEWIGFDTEFVGEKTYIPVLCLIQVVAENDIYLIDTLRIHDLRKFLDIVTDPTVLKITHAGDNDYRLLNTLYGTVPQNTFDTQIAAGFVGYNYPAGFAKIVERELRVALAKSHTVTDWAARPLDAKAIDYAVEDVKYLPALHERLTRKLARHQREPWAREENRKWETPDCYTVDPNKELLSNDFVHQLNLQEQVFLMRIYRWRLERAMELNIPKEQVLQSRFVSTVLRATKDGPNAFRANRTLPENVWKKNLEAWQELWRRKPNDEEKEFLNGLPKPVPEDPEREWTMELLYHFVKKQCLEHEISAALLLPKGDFNRLKAGSDDFDQSLLTGWRAALLGRELVEWLVKGEKIEVEWSEGFCKLTM
- a CDS encoding ABC transporter ATP-binding protein, which codes for MLPMLEIKDLTIEFPSTNRTVRAVSSLSLRLNKGETLGIVGESGSGKSVTALSVMRLLPATGKIASGEILYQSSTQPSESKTNLLALPPSELPKFRGAEIAMIFQEPMTSLNPVFRCGEQVTESIRLHQKVSTREAEERAMQWLERVRLPDTKRIFQSFPHQLSGGQKQRVMIAMAMSCQPSILLADEPTTALDVTVQKAILELMRELKEEHRLSMLFISHDLGVVAEICDRVAVMSQGNIVEEGPVKQVLTSPAHPYTKGLVACRPSLHRQLHRMPTISDFFEKKHHEARVVSASDTAARRAALYAQEPLLKIKNLLVRYPASKNWRGEPNTWLHAVDDVSFDVFPGETFGLAGESGCGKTTLGKALARLTDAHAGSVAWNNTDLLALAPEAFQPYRREIQVVFQDPYASLNPRLTVGEAIVEPMRVHRLHQDEKTRREKAMALLETVGLQAEHFGRYPREFSGGQRQRVCVARALAVEPKVLVCDEIVSSLDVSVQATVLNLLLDLREQLGLTYLFISHDLSVVKQMCDRLLVMRAGKTEALGFPEDIYERPESAYLRQLIAAFPQSFIRE
- a CDS encoding threonylcarbamoyl-AMP synthase, with amino-acid sequence MFLLRDDISEIARLLEGGKIICYPTDTIWGIGCDATNEAAVARVSELKGRAPDKGYVLLVSSVEMLKQYVPKIHPRLETLLSYHQRPLTMIYERCVGLPDVVKAPDGSVAIRVAQDEFCQELIAAFGKPLVSTSANVSGEPYPPTFGGISSEILGGVDYVVKYRQDDKEPGEPSAIAKLDRHHELEFIRE